A region from the Aegilops tauschii subsp. strangulata cultivar AL8/78 chromosome 5, Aet v6.0, whole genome shotgun sequence genome encodes:
- the LOC109738175 gene encoding ATPase family AAA domain-containing protein FIGL1 isoform X1, with the protein MEEQPHAADSSSSASQTNWRKEVDELLRRMHSLLFGADAALERGDAAAAQVLVLRLLGFLDSQTLSAYTGPEAAFVAPIRAAASSRLAAASRAGASVSDRAAFELAKKNAGCVFPKQGDVSIEKMKCSKYFQAFHEKSKGNVADQQNSACEKFTIQGGPHIEESPAGIDNEKLSIGASKLMAQSKITSLYGNKFLKANSVSDKNMFKSEGNMSKEFACVENEIRTNQNDNTHPAYLGVEEDKKHCGPLQTSKRKHTGFRSPICEHVNSPLSQDEADAPANGFVTARIKLAMDTVQKHGHNGHQGASVSPQCDNNLSTRNYGVRPSWNSRRGPRGNFVPPIRNNGGSACNAINSRGVAGKNDDSMEDSIKKCLEMLCGPDGELPEKLRNLEPRLIEHVSNEIMDKDPNVRWDDIAGLDHAKKCVTEMVIWPLLRPDIFRGCRSPGRGLLLFGPPGTGKTMIGKAIAGEAKATFFYISASSLTSKWIGEGEKLVRALFGVASCRHPAVIFVDEIDSLLSQRKSDGEHESSRRLKTQFLIEMEGFDSGNEQILLIGATNRPQELDEAARRRLTKRLYIPLPSSEARTWIIRNLLEKDGLFKLSEKETGVICKLTEGYSGSDMKNLVKDASMGPLREALQQGVEITKLNKEEVRPVMLKDFEAALQEVRPSVSTSELGIYEEWNMQFGSLSI; encoded by the exons ATGGAGGAGCAACCCCACGCTGCCGATTCCTCCTCCTCCGCCAGCCAGACGAACTGGCGGAAGGAGGTGGATGAGCTGCTTCGGCGGATGCACTCCCTCCTCTTCGGCGCCGACGCCGCGCTCGAGCGCGGggatgcggcggcggcgcaggtTCTCGTGCTCCGCCTCCTCGGCTTCCTCGATTCCCAGACCCTCTCCGCCTACACGGGTCCTGAAGCCGCCTTCGTCGCGCCCATCCGCGCCGCAGCCTCTTCCCGTCTCGCCGCTGCCTCCCGCGCTGGCGCCTCCGTCTCGGACCG TGCAGCGTTTGAGCTCGCAAAAAAGAATGCTGGTTGTGTTTTTCCAAAGCAAGGAGACGTTAGCATTGAAAAGATGAAGTGTTCAAAGTATTTTCAGGCTTTTCATGAGAAATCCAAAGGAAATGTTGCTGATCAACAG AACTCAGCTTGCGAGAAGTTCACGATTCAAGGGGGTCCACATATTGAGGAAAGCCCAGCTGGCATAGACAATGAGAAGCTTAGCATCGGGGCTTCAAAATTGATGGCACAATCAAAAATAACATCATTGTACGGTAACAAGTTCTTGAAGGCAAATAGTGTGTCAGACAAGAATATGTTCAAATCAGAGGGGAACATGTCTAAAGAGTTTGCTTGTGTTGAGAATGAGATCAGAACAAATCAAAATGATAACACACATCCTGCTTATCTGGGGGTTGAAGAGGATAAGAAACATTGTGGGCCATTGCAGACTTCAAAACGAAAGCATACAGGGTTCAGAAGTCCTATATGTGAACATGTGAATTCTCCATTAAGCCAAGATGAAGCTGATGCTCCTGCCAATGGGTTTGTGACTGCTAGGATAAAGTTG GCGATGGACACTGTGCAAAAGCATGGGCATAATGGTCACCAAGGTGCTTCTGTATCTCCGCAATGTGATAACAACCTTAGTACACGGAATTATGGTGTGAGGCCAAGCTGGAATTCTCGTCGTGGACCACGTGGTAATTTTGTCCCCCCTATCCGAAACAATGGAGGATCTGCTTGCAACGCAATCAACTCACGAGGAGTTGCTGGAAAAAATGATGATTCCATGGAAGATTCAATAAAGAAATG CTTAGAAATGCTTTGTGGCCCTGATGGTGAGCTTCCTGAGAAGTTGAGGAATTTGGAACCTCGCCTTATTGAGCATGTTAGTAACGAAATAATGGATAAAGACCCTAATGTTCGCTGGGATGACATAG CTGGTTTGGATCATGCAAAGAAGTGTGTGACAGAGATGGTTATTTGGCCCCTACTGCGTCCAGACATCTTTCGTGGTTGTCGGTCTCCTGGAAGAGGACTACTACTATTTGGACCTCCT GGAACAGGCAAAACCATGATTGGAAAAGCAATTGCTGGTGAGGCTAAGGCAACATTTTTCTACATATCTGCAAGTTCACTCACGAGCAAATGG ATTGGCGAGGGCGAAAAGCTAGTCCGGGCACTATTTGGTGTAGCCTCTTGTCGTCATCCCGCTGTCATATTTGTGGATGAGATTGATTCACTACTATCTCAG CGCAAATCAGATGGTGAACATGAATCAAGTAGGAGGTTAAAAACACAGTTTCTAATTGAGATGGAAGGTTTTGACAGTGGAAACGAGCAAATTTTACTTATAG GAGCAACAAACAGACCTCAAGAATTAGATGAAGCAGCACGCAGGCGACTGACAAAGCGTCTATACATCCCCCTTCCTTCATCAG AAGCACGTACTTGGATAATTCGCAATCTATTGGAAAAGGATGGCCTTTTCAAGCTCTCAGAGAAAGAAACAGGTGTCATCTGCAAGTTAACAGAAG GTTACTCGGGATCTGATATGAAAAATCTTGTGAAAGATGCCTCAATGGGGCCGCTGAGAGAAGCTCTCCAACAGGGTGTGGAAATCACAAAGCTCAACAAGGAGGAAGTGCGTCCGGTGATGCTCAAG GACTTTGAGGCTGCTCTGCAGGAGGTCAGACCTTCTGTTTCCACAAGCGAATTGGGGATTTATGAAGAATGGAACATGCAGTTTGGCAGCCTATCAATCTAA
- the LOC109738175 gene encoding ATPase family AAA domain-containing protein FIGL1 isoform X2, translating to MRRRRRFSCSASSASSIPRPSPPTRVLKPPSSRPSAPQPLPVSPLPPALAPPSRTAFELAKKNAGCVFPKQGDVSIEKMKCSKYFQAFHEKSKGNVADQQNSACEKFTIQGGPHIEESPAGIDNEKLSIGASKLMAQSKITSLYGNKFLKANSVSDKNMFKSEGNMSKEFACVENEIRTNQNDNTHPAYLGVEEDKKHCGPLQTSKRKHTGFRSPICEHVNSPLSQDEADAPANGFVTARIKLAMDTVQKHGHNGHQGASVSPQCDNNLSTRNYGVRPSWNSRRGPRGNFVPPIRNNGGSACNAINSRGVAGKNDDSMEDSIKKCLEMLCGPDGELPEKLRNLEPRLIEHVSNEIMDKDPNVRWDDIAGLDHAKKCVTEMVIWPLLRPDIFRGCRSPGRGLLLFGPPGTGKTMIGKAIAGEAKATFFYISASSLTSKWIGEGEKLVRALFGVASCRHPAVIFVDEIDSLLSQRKSDGEHESSRRLKTQFLIEMEGFDSGNEQILLIGATNRPQELDEAARRRLTKRLYIPLPSSEARTWIIRNLLEKDGLFKLSEKETGVICKLTEGYSGSDMKNLVKDASMGPLREALQQGVEITKLNKEEVRPVMLKDFEAALQEVRPSVSTSELGIYEEWNMQFGSLSI from the exons atgcggcggcggcgcaggtTCTCGTGCTCCGCCTCCTCGGCTTCCTCGATTCCCAGACCCTCTCCGCCTACACGGGTCCTGAAGCCGCCTTCGTCGCGCCCATCCGCGCCGCAGCCTCTTCCCGTCTCGCCGCTGCCTCCCGCGCTGGCGCCTCCGTCTCGGACCG CGTTTGAGCTCGCAAAAAAGAATGCTGGTTGTGTTTTTCCAAAGCAAGGAGACGTTAGCATTGAAAAGATGAAGTGTTCAAAGTATTTTCAGGCTTTTCATGAGAAATCCAAAGGAAATGTTGCTGATCAACAG AACTCAGCTTGCGAGAAGTTCACGATTCAAGGGGGTCCACATATTGAGGAAAGCCCAGCTGGCATAGACAATGAGAAGCTTAGCATCGGGGCTTCAAAATTGATGGCACAATCAAAAATAACATCATTGTACGGTAACAAGTTCTTGAAGGCAAATAGTGTGTCAGACAAGAATATGTTCAAATCAGAGGGGAACATGTCTAAAGAGTTTGCTTGTGTTGAGAATGAGATCAGAACAAATCAAAATGATAACACACATCCTGCTTATCTGGGGGTTGAAGAGGATAAGAAACATTGTGGGCCATTGCAGACTTCAAAACGAAAGCATACAGGGTTCAGAAGTCCTATATGTGAACATGTGAATTCTCCATTAAGCCAAGATGAAGCTGATGCTCCTGCCAATGGGTTTGTGACTGCTAGGATAAAGTTG GCGATGGACACTGTGCAAAAGCATGGGCATAATGGTCACCAAGGTGCTTCTGTATCTCCGCAATGTGATAACAACCTTAGTACACGGAATTATGGTGTGAGGCCAAGCTGGAATTCTCGTCGTGGACCACGTGGTAATTTTGTCCCCCCTATCCGAAACAATGGAGGATCTGCTTGCAACGCAATCAACTCACGAGGAGTTGCTGGAAAAAATGATGATTCCATGGAAGATTCAATAAAGAAATG CTTAGAAATGCTTTGTGGCCCTGATGGTGAGCTTCCTGAGAAGTTGAGGAATTTGGAACCTCGCCTTATTGAGCATGTTAGTAACGAAATAATGGATAAAGACCCTAATGTTCGCTGGGATGACATAG CTGGTTTGGATCATGCAAAGAAGTGTGTGACAGAGATGGTTATTTGGCCCCTACTGCGTCCAGACATCTTTCGTGGTTGTCGGTCTCCTGGAAGAGGACTACTACTATTTGGACCTCCT GGAACAGGCAAAACCATGATTGGAAAAGCAATTGCTGGTGAGGCTAAGGCAACATTTTTCTACATATCTGCAAGTTCACTCACGAGCAAATGG ATTGGCGAGGGCGAAAAGCTAGTCCGGGCACTATTTGGTGTAGCCTCTTGTCGTCATCCCGCTGTCATATTTGTGGATGAGATTGATTCACTACTATCTCAG CGCAAATCAGATGGTGAACATGAATCAAGTAGGAGGTTAAAAACACAGTTTCTAATTGAGATGGAAGGTTTTGACAGTGGAAACGAGCAAATTTTACTTATAG GAGCAACAAACAGACCTCAAGAATTAGATGAAGCAGCACGCAGGCGACTGACAAAGCGTCTATACATCCCCCTTCCTTCATCAG AAGCACGTACTTGGATAATTCGCAATCTATTGGAAAAGGATGGCCTTTTCAAGCTCTCAGAGAAAGAAACAGGTGTCATCTGCAAGTTAACAGAAG GTTACTCGGGATCTGATATGAAAAATCTTGTGAAAGATGCCTCAATGGGGCCGCTGAGAGAAGCTCTCCAACAGGGTGTGGAAATCACAAAGCTCAACAAGGAGGAAGTGCGTCCGGTGATGCTCAAG GACTTTGAGGCTGCTCTGCAGGAGGTCAGACCTTCTGTTTCCACAAGCGAATTGGGGATTTATGAAGAATGGAACATGCAGTTTGGCAGCCTATCAATCTAA